One region of Spiroplasma endosymbiont of Asaphidion curtum genomic DNA includes:
- a CDS encoding IS30 family transposase, whose amino-acid sequence MGYKHLGIYERIYIENQLKFKVKISEIAKNLNRSISTIIREVNRNKDSNHYFSLIAQNKTENKKQSHVYFHKFKNRELVKYVQQKLLLGWSPEQIYGRIKNFHKEWIISFKTIYNWIYSGLLEKVTNKNLRRKGKKRKSQENRGKFNGKSIKERNINVNNRITVGHWEGDTVVSSRGKSKSCLITLVERTSRFTLAMLVENRTTKVVNENISHYLSILPNNLVKTITFDRGKEFSNWQQLEKNLNVKIYFANAYSPWQRGTNENTNGLIREKFPKKFNFSNTTKNAVHKFILSLNQRSRKILNYLSPIEYLVRKII is encoded by the coding sequence ATGGGTTACAAACATCTTGGCATATATGAAAGAATTTATATTGAGAATCAATTGAAGTTTAAAGTAAAAATTAGTGAAATAGCTAAAAATCTTAATCGAAGTATTAGTACTATTATTCGAGAAGTCAATAGAAATAAAGATAGTAATCATTATTTTTCATTAATTGCACAAAATAAAACAGAAAACAAAAAACAATCACATGTTTATTTTCATAAGTTTAAAAATAGAGAATTAGTAAAATATGTACAACAAAAATTACTATTAGGTTGATCGCCTGAACAAATTTATGGCAGAATTAAAAATTTTCATAAAGAATGAATTATTAGTTTTAAAACAATTTACAATTGAATTTATTCTGGATTACTTGAAAAAGTTACTAATAAAAATTTAAGAAGAAAAGGTAAGAAACGAAAATCTCAAGAAAATCGCGGTAAATTTAATGGTAAATCAATTAAAGAACGAAATATTAATGTTAATAATCGTATAACTGTTGGTCATTGAGAAGGTGATACTGTAGTATCATCACGAGGTAAAAGTAAATCATGTTTAATAACTTTAGTTGAAAGAACATCAAGATTTACTTTAGCAATGTTAGTTGAAAATAGAACTACTAAAGTTGTTAACGAAAACATTAGCCATTATTTATCAATTCTTCCAAATAATCTTGTTAAGACTATAACATTTGATAGGGGTAAAGAATTTTCTAATTGACAACAACTTGAAAAAAATTTAAATGTGAAAATTTATTTTGCTAATGCGTATTCGCCTTGACAAAGAGGTACTAATGAAAATACTAATGGTTTAATTAGAGAAAAATTTCCTAAAAAATTTAATTTTTCAAATACTACTAAAAATGCAGTTCATAAATTTATATTGTCTTTAAACCAAAGATCAAGAAAAATACTAAATTATCTTTCACCAATCGAATATTTGGTTAGAAAAATAATTTAG
- a CDS encoding IS30 family transposase: protein MQFYLLALTSIIQLKFKNRELVKYVQQKLLLGWSPEQIYGRIKNFHKEWIISFKTIYNWIYSGLLEKVTNKNLRRKGKKRKSQENRGKFNGKSIKERNINVNNRITVGHWEGDTVVSSRGKSKSCLITLVERTSRFTLAMLVENRTTKVVNENISHYLSILPNNLVKTITFDRGKEFSNWQQLEKNLNVKIYFANAYSPWQRGTNENTNGLIREKFPKKFNFSNTTKNAVHKFILSLNQRPRKILNYLSPIEYLVRKII from the coding sequence TTGCAATTTTATTTACTTGCACTTACAAGTATAATTCAGCTTAAGTTTAAAAATAGAGAATTAGTAAAATATGTACAACAAAAATTACTATTAGGTTGATCGCCTGAACAAATTTATGGCAGAATTAAAAATTTTCATAAAGAATGAATTATTAGTTTTAAAACAATTTACAATTGAATTTATTCTGGATTACTTGAAAAAGTTACTAATAAAAATTTAAGAAGAAAAGGTAAGAAACGAAAATCTCAAGAAAATCGCGGTAAATTTAATGGTAAATCAATTAAAGAACGAAATATTAATGTTAATAATCGTATAACTGTTGGTCATTGAGAAGGTGATACTGTAGTATCATCACGAGGTAAAAGTAAATCATGTTTAATAACTTTAGTTGAAAGAACATCAAGATTTACTTTAGCAATGTTAGTTGAAAATAGAACTACTAAAGTTGTTAACGAAAACATTAGCCATTATTTATCAATTCTTCCAAATAATCTTGTTAAGACTATAACATTTGATAGGGGTAAAGAATTTTCTAATTGACAACAACTTGAAAAAAATTTAAATGTGAAAATTTATTTTGCTAATGCGTATTCGCCTTGACAAAGAGGTACTAATGAAAATACTAATGGTTTAATTAGAGAAAAATTTCCTAAAAAATTTAATTTTTCAAATACTACTAAAAATGCAGTTCATAAATTTATATTGTCTTTAAACCAAAGACCAAGAAAAATACTAAATTATCTTTCACCAATCGAATATTTGGTTAGAAAAATAATTTAG
- a CDS encoding helix-turn-helix domain-containing protein: MGYKHLGIYERIYIENQLKFKVKISEIAKNLNRSISTIIREVNRNKDSNHYFSLIAQNKAENRKQSHVYFHKPNCKVKCN; this comes from the coding sequence ATGGGTTACAAACATCTTGGCATATATGAAAGAATTTATATTGAGAATCAATTGAAGTTTAAAGTAAAAATTAGTGAAATAGCTAAAAATCTTAATCGAAGTATTAGTACTATTATTCGAGAAGTCAATAGAAATAAAGATAGTAATCATTATTTTTCATTAATTGCACAAAATAAAGCAGAAAACAGAAAACAATCACATGTTTATTTTCATAAGCCAAATTGTAAAGTTAAGTGCAACTAA
- the rsmH gene encoding 16S rRNA (cytosine(1402)-N(4))-methyltransferase RsmH — protein sequence MLKHKPVLLSETLELLNIKSDGIYVDCTLGRAGHSEKILEKLTTGKLYCLEQDKQAIIDAKVILNKFHNYEIIATNFRYLKKELQLRNILQVDGIIYDLGVSSPQLDEAERGFSYHQDGPLDMRMDQKQPLLAEVIVNNWSFEDIVNILWIYGEEKFAKTIARAIVKYRENSKIITTLQLVDIVKSALPMKILKKAKHPARRTFQALRIAVNDELDSLRVSLKQSLQLLKSEGVLVVISFHSLEDRIVKTLFKEQVVPKFDPLLSKLPMSIKWEPSFELLTKKVVSPCEQEIQENSRARSAKLRAIRKF from the coding sequence GTTAAAACATAAACCAGTTTTATTGTCAGAAACATTAGAGTTATTAAATATTAAATCTGATGGTATTTATGTGGATTGTACTTTAGGAAGGGCAGGACATAGTGAGAAAATTTTAGAAAAGTTAACAACTGGAAAATTATATTGTTTAGAACAAGATAAACAAGCAATTATTGATGCTAAAGTAATATTAAATAAATTTCATAATTATGAAATTATTGCCACTAATTTTCGTTATTTAAAGAAAGAATTACAATTAAGAAATATTTTACAAGTTGATGGTATTATTTATGATTTAGGAGTATCATCACCACAATTAGATGAAGCAGAGCGAGGATTTAGTTATCATCAAGATGGTCCTTTAGATATGCGAATGGATCAAAAACAACCGCTATTGGCAGAAGTTATTGTTAATAATTGAAGTTTTGAAGATATTGTTAATATTTTATGAATTTATGGTGAAGAAAAGTTTGCAAAAACAATAGCTCGTGCTATTGTAAAATATCGTGAAAATAGTAAAATTATAACAACATTACAACTTGTTGATATTGTTAAGAGTGCCTTACCAATGAAAATTTTAAAAAAGGCTAAACATCCAGCCAGAAGGACATTTCAAGCATTAAGAATTGCCGTTAATGATGAATTAGATAGTTTGCGAGTATCGTTAAAGCAATCTTTGCAACTATTAAAATCAGAAGGGGTGCTTGTGGTTATTAGTTTTCATTCTTTGGAAGATCGGATTGTTAAAACATTGTTTAAAGAACAAGTAGTTCCTAAATTTGACCCATTATTATCTAAATTACCAATGTCAATCAAATGAGAACCTAGTTTTGAATTATTAACTAAAAAAGTTGTTTCTCCTTGTGAACAAGAAATTCAAGAAAATTCTCGTGCTCGTAGTGCTAAATTAAGAGCAATCAGAAAATTTTAA